The Mycolicibacterium mucogenicum DSM 44124 genomic sequence CGACCAGCTCACCGGCGAATCCTTCGACCTGGCCGCGCGTGCGGTGATCAACGCCGCCGGCGTGTGGGCCGGCGAGCTCGACGACGCCATCAAGCTGCGGCCCAGCCGCGGCACCCACCTGGTGTTCGACGCCGCGGCGTTCGGCAATCCGACTGCGGCCCTGACGGTTCCGATCCCGGGCGAGCTCAACCGGTTCATCTTCGCCATGCCCGAACAGCTCGGCCGCGTCTACCTCGGCCTCACCGACGAGGACGCGCCCGGCCCCATTCCTGATGTGCCGCAACCAACTCCGGCCGAGATCACGTTTCTGCTCGACACCGTCAACACCGCGCTGGCGACGAGCCTGAAACCGGACGACGTGTGCGGCGCCTATGCCGGGCTACGGCCGCTGATCGACACCGGTGAGGGCAACACCGCCGACGTCTCCCGCGATCACGCCGTCGTCGAGTCCGGCAGCGGCGTGCTCAGCGTCATCGGCGGCAAGCTCACCGAATACCGGTACATGGCCGAGGATGTGCTGAACCGGGCGGTGTCGTTGCGCGACCTGGGCGCAGGGGAGTGTCGGACGCGGAATCTGCCCCTGGTCGGGGCTCCGGAGAACCCGGTGTCGGTGGATCGTGTTGCGGCGCTGCCGGAGTCGCTCGTGGCGCGCTACGGCGCCGAGGCGCCGAACGTGTTCGCCGCCGCCACCTGTGACCGTCCCACCGAGCCGGTGGCCGACGGAATCGACGTCACGCGGGCCGAATTCGAATACGCCGTCACGCACGAAGGCGCGCTGACCGCCGACGACATCCTGGACCGCCGGACCCGGATCGGGCTCGTCGGCGCCGACCGCGATCGCGTCGCCGCCGTGGCACAGGAATTCATCTAACTGCCGGATCAGGTGTTTGGAATCAGCATGATTCTGACCGAATAGCAGCCACGTCCGGTGGTCACGCCTGCCGCGGCGCCGGGAACCGATTCGACGCCAGTACCCGGTGGCAGTGCTTGCCTCTACATTTCGGAGAGAAGTCTGCATTCGCCACTGCGCGTTCTCTTGTGGTGGCATCACGTTCCCGGGAGTTGAGCCATGCCTGTTCTGACCACGACCACTCGCAACGGCAGTCGCGTCGAGTTCTCGCGGTAGACCGATGGCCATCACGTTGCACTGGTTCCTGCCGACCAACGGTGACTCGCGCACCGACCTGAGTCTCGGCAACGCGGTCGGCGGCGCAGGCAGCCGGGCGGACGCCTTCGGTGCCGATCGGGCTCCCGACATCGACTACCTCAGCCTGGTGGCCGGGGCCGCGGAGAAGCTCGGGTTCGCCGGGGCGCTGACCCCCACCAGTAGCTGGTGTGAGGACGCCTGGGTGTTCACGGCAGCGCTGACCCAGCGGACCGAACACTTCAAGTACCTGGTGGCCTTCCGGCCGGGCCTGCAGGCCCCGACCCTGGTTGCCCAGGCCGCCGCCACCTATCAGCGAATCTCGCGGAATCGACTGCTGCTCAACGTCGTCACCGGTGGCGATGACGTCGAGCAGCGCCGCTTCGGCGACTACCTCGGCAAGTCTGAGCGCTATGAGCGGGCCGCGGAGTTCCTCACGATCTTCCGGCAGCTGTGGTCCGGCGATCCCGTCACCTTCACCGGCAAGCACCTGTCGGTGGAGAACGCGACGATCATCCCCG encodes the following:
- a CDS encoding glycerol-3-phosphate dehydrogenase/oxidase, which encodes MTTSALNAARRSTELTALADGETVDVVVIGGGITGVGIALDAATRGLSTVLVEKHDLAFGTSRWSSKLVHGGLRYLATGNVGIARRSAIERGILMSRNAPHLVHAMPQLVPLLPEMNRASRALVRTGFIAGDGLRRLAGTSASILPRSGRVDAARAAELVPAVRRDGLDGALLAYDGQLIDDARLVTAVARTAAQHGARILTRVAASEATGTSVRLTDQLTGESFDLAARAVINAAGVWAGELDDAIKLRPSRGTHLVFDAAAFGNPTAALTVPIPGELNRFIFAMPEQLGRVYLGLTDEDAPGPIPDVPQPTPAEITFLLDTVNTALATSLKPDDVCGAYAGLRPLIDTGEGNTADVSRDHAVVESGSGVLSVIGGKLTEYRYMAEDVLNRAVSLRDLGAGECRTRNLPLVGAPENPVSVDRVAALPESLVARYGAEAPNVFAAATCDRPTEPVADGIDVTRAEFEYAVTHEGALTADDILDRRTRIGLVGADRDRVAAVAQEFI